The genomic window AATCGGCGAAATCGCTGCGGGTTTTACATGTGATCAATGGAGAACATTATGCGGGGGCCGAGCGTGTACAGGATTTGCTCGCCATGCGATTGCCGGAGTGTGAAATTGAAGTTGGGATCGCCTGCCTCAAACCCGATCGATTTCCCACAGATCGTCATTGTCAAACAGCGCCTCTATTCTCCGTGCCAATGCGGTCCCGATTCGATTTGCGCCCGGCTTGGCAATTGGCCCGCTTGGTGCGAGCCAGAGAGTTCAACATCATTCACAGCCACACGCCGCGCACGGCGCTAGTTGGTCAGATTGCGGCTCGATTGGCGGGCGTACCGCTCGTGCATCACGTTCATGGTCACACTGCCACGGAAGTTGGCCGTGGTTGGTTGGCAAGGCTGGCAGCCCACGCCGAGCGAGTAAGCCTTTCGCATGCTTCGGCTATCATCGCCGTATCACCCTCTGCAGCCAAATATATCCGCCAATGGGGAGTTTCAGCGGAGCTAATTCATCTAGTTCGCAATGGCGTGCCGCGGCGCCGAGATTTAGCAAATCGAAATCCGCCTGAAGGTGTTTGGACGTTGGGAATGGTTGCCCTGTTGCGACCACGCAAAGGACTGGAAGTGTTATTGGAAGCACTAGCGATTTTGCAAC from Pirellulales bacterium includes these protein-coding regions:
- a CDS encoding glycosyltransferase, which produces MADNSTLLESLELPISSALETVHSSGLEASCVVGSTATVKSAKSLRVLHVINGEHYAGAERVQDLLAMRLPECEIEVGIACLKPDRFPTDRHCQTAPLFSVPMRSRFDLRPAWQLARLVRAREFNIIHSHTPRTALVGQIAARLAGVPLVHHVHGHTATEVGRGWLARLAAHAERVSLSHASAIIAVSPSAAKYIRQWGVSAELIHLVRNGVPRRRDLANRNPPEGVWTLGMVALLRPRKGLEVLLEALAILQHRETPVRLRVIGGFDTPQYLEQSMRLADELGITNHVEWRGFRQNINDELNGLDLLVLPSILAEGMPMAVLEAMAAGVPPIGSRVDGIADVIRHGEDGLLVEPNDANALANAVVEVITGKHRWQTLRANALASHVERFSDTAMAAGVAGIYRHVLRR